The Flavobacterium johnsoniae genomic sequence AATTTGATGCCGACGCAATAAAAGATAATTCTGAAAATCCCGCCGCGGTTGTTTTGGTTTTCAAAATACTTTCAGCATCATCATCAACAATAATATACGAATATTTCTTCAATTTTTGGTTTCGTTGATTTCCTCCATACTCCGATCACAATCAAAAATTAAACTTCTTAATTTAATGTACTGGCGAAAAAATTGGTTTTGACATTTTACCCGAATTTAAAAATACGGATTTAAACATTTTAAGCCGTTCATTGTTAACACATTACACCCAAATGTTAATACAAAATGATGAAATGCAAAAAACATCGATAAAATGCGTGTTTTTTAAAATCAAAAATCCCAAACTCCTTAACGGAATTTGGGATCAATACTATAATTGGTAAAGATTACATTTTCATTAACCAGTTTTTCATCGAAACTTCATTTTCGATAATTCCTCTTAATTCTGCAATTTTTACACGATCTTGTTTCATGGTATCTCTATGACGAATTGTTACTGTTTCGTCTTCCAATGTTTGATGATCTACTGTAATACAGAAAGGCGTTCCTAAAGCATCTTGTCTTCTGTAACGACGTCCTACAGCATCTTTTTCATCATAAGCAACATTGAAATCCCATTTCAAATCTTCAATGATTTTTCTTGAAATTTCTGGTAAACCGTCTTTTTTAACTAACGGTAAAACCGCTGCTTTAGTTGGTGCTAAAACTGCTGGTAATTTTAAAACTGTTCTTGTAGAACCGTCTTCTAATGTTTCTTCTTGTAAAGAAGTAGCAAAAACCGCTAAGAACATACGATCTAAACCTACAGAAGTTTCTACTACATAAGGAACATAGTTTTCATTTAATTCAGGATCAAAATATTGTAATTTTCTTCCAGAATATTCTTCGTGTGCTTTTAAATCGAAATCTGTACGAGAGTGAATTCCTTCCAATTCTTTAAATCCGAATGGGAAATTAAATTCGATATCTGCCGCCGCGTTTGCGTAATGTGCTAATTTTTCGTGATCATGAAAACGGTAATTTTCTTTTCCTAATCCTAAAGATAAATGCCATTTTAGACGTGTTTCTTTCCAATGGTGATACCATTTCATTTCTTCGCCTGGACGAACAAAAAATTGCATTTCCATTTGTTCGAATTCACGCATACGGAAAATAAACTGTCTTGCAACAATCTCATTTCTGAACGCTTTTCCCGTTTGAGCAATTCCAAAAGGAACTTTCATACGACCAGATTTCTGAACATTTAAGAAGTTAACAAAAATACCTTGTGCCGTTTCCGGACGCAAATATAAATCCATTGCAGATTCTGCAGAAGCTCCAAGTTTAGTTCCAAACATTAAGTTGAACTGTTTTACATCTGTCCAGTTTTTAGAACCTGTTTCTGGATCGGCAATTCCTAATTCTTCAATTAACGCTTTCACGTCTTGAAGATCATCAGTCATACCTTTTGCAAGTCTTTCCAGAATTTCTTTTCTCTTTGAAAGATATTCTACAACGCGTGCATTTGTTGTAATAAATTCTTCTTCATTAAAAGCATCACCAAAACGAGCTTTTGCTTTTTCGATTTCTTTTTGAGCTTTTTGATTAATCTTTTCAGCGAATTCCTCAACTAAAACGTCAGCTCTATATCTTTTTTTAGAATCTTTATTATCAATTAATGGATCATTGAACGCATCAACGTGGCCTGAAGCTTTCCAAGTTGTTGGATGCATCAATATTGCAGCATCAAGGCCGACAATATTTTCATTCATCTGAACCATTGATTTCCACCAATATTCACGGATATTCTTTTTTAACTCGACTCCATTTTGTGCATAATCGTAGACTGCACTTAATCCGTCGTAAACTTCGCTTGACGGAAAAATAAATCCGTACTCTTTTGCGTGCGAAACCACATTCTTAAATATATCTTCTTGTTTTGCCATAGTGATGCAAAAATATAAAAAGTACCTTTAAAAAAAAGAAAAATAATAAAGATTGAAGTGTTGATTTTTCTATTTTTGTAAATAAAATCTTTCTTTTTGTGTTTAATTATCTAATAAATCTATTTTTTCCGAAAGTCTGTGACGGATGTCGTGGAATTTTACTTCAAAACGAAAATGTCTTTTGCACCGTTTGCCG encodes the following:
- a CDS encoding glycine--tRNA ligase, with product MAKQEDIFKNVVSHAKEYGFIFPSSEVYDGLSAVYDYAQNGVELKKNIREYWWKSMVQMNENIVGLDAAILMHPTTWKASGHVDAFNDPLIDNKDSKKRYRADVLVEEFAEKINQKAQKEIEKAKARFGDAFNEEEFITTNARVVEYLSKRKEILERLAKGMTDDLQDVKALIEELGIADPETGSKNWTDVKQFNLMFGTKLGASAESAMDLYLRPETAQGIFVNFLNVQKSGRMKVPFGIAQTGKAFRNEIVARQFIFRMREFEQMEMQFFVRPGEEMKWYHHWKETRLKWHLSLGLGKENYRFHDHEKLAHYANAAADIEFNFPFGFKELEGIHSRTDFDLKAHEEYSGRKLQYFDPELNENYVPYVVETSVGLDRMFLAVFATSLQEETLEDGSTRTVLKLPAVLAPTKAAVLPLVKKDGLPEISRKIIEDLKWDFNVAYDEKDAVGRRYRRQDALGTPFCITVDHQTLEDETVTIRHRDTMKQDRVKIAELRGIIENEVSMKNWLMKM